cgaCCTAGAGTTAGCAGCCGTGATTCATGCACTTAAAAtctggagacattacttatatggcgttcatgttgacatttatacagatcataagagtcttcagtacatattcaagcagaaggagctaAACTTGCGGCAGAGGCAGTGGTTAgaattgctgaaagattatgatgttgatattttgtatCACCTGGGGAAAGCGAATGTGATAGCAGATGCCCTCAGCGACAAATCTATGGGTGGTTTAGCATACCTGCGGGCTGGAAAGAGGGAGCTGGCTCATGAGCTTCTTCGGTAGCCAACTTGGAGGGTCAGAGTACTAGATTCAGGAGATGCGCAGAGTTACTATTCAGACAACAGCCACATCATCCTTAGTGGTCAAGGTGAAAAGGCATCAGTATGAAGACCCTTCATTCACCCATTACAACGATACAGCTCCACAAAAGAAGAAATCATCATTCGGGGTTATTGGAGATGGAGTCCTCCGATATCGATAtaggttgtgtgttcccgatgtaACGGTTTTACGTCAGAAGATTATAGCGGAAGCTCATTCCTCCTGCTATTCTATCCACACagggtcaacaaagatgtaccgcGACATCAAAgaggtttattggtgggatggaatgaagaaagatatagtggAGTTCGCAGCCTagtgtcctaattgtcaacaggtgaagattaaacatcagaagcctggtggcttattgcaagctatggggatcccgacttggaagtggaaagtagttaatatggatttcattttAGGCTTACCCCGGTCTCAATAAGTttaattctatatgggtaattgttgatagactgaCAAAGTCATCACATTTTCTGCCTGTTAGGACTACTTACTCCgctgaggattatgcgaagctttatattaagaagatagtccgaCTTCATGGTGTACCTGTatccattatctccgatagGGGTGCGCAGTTTGCAGCTAACTTTGGAGATCTTTTCaggagggtttggggactcaggtgaatcttagcacagcatttcacccccagacagaCGAACATGCCCCTTCACCCGTATGTAGTTATAAACTTGCATCCTTTGGTCTCTATGTTCCAAATTACTCCAGACAATCTTTACTAAGAATTGGCCATTTTTATCACCCATCCACCATGACTTATCATTTTATTCGATCACCACAAGAGGGTTGATATTATCCAAAATATCTTTGAATTGATTTCTCTGTAAAATTCTCTTAATAATATAGAGTTCCACCTTCCTTCAGTCATAAAATGTGATACCTCTATAATCACGATCCAATATCACTTCagtcgtgatggcacctacacaACCCGATAGgcaaattaatttcatttttctttattagCATACATAATTGAAGGAAATCGAAGAAATGAATACCATGATGTAAGTCTAATATATCTGAAGTGcgaaaattaatacaaaaaaaaaaaaaaaaaaaaaaaaaggtaatatgAGTTAAGAGCTCTGCATATTGTCGTAGCATGAAAACACTGTCTGAgagaaaagacaaaaatataaaaatagggaGGAAGTCCAGTGCTGCGGATCAACTGAATAGCTCACCCTGAATTTCCTACTGTAAGCTCTCTAGATATGGTCCCGGACTCCACTAGTACTCGGATCAAAATTTACACAAAAAATACAACAAGTGTAGCATGAGTATAAAAATCAACCCATACTCATCAAGTATCATCGACCAATCCAACAATAGAGTGGGAGGGTTGACcttaaaaatacttgttttaaCATGTACAATTCATATAATCTCAACACATAAGGAATTTACTGCGTCAAGGTAAACCCATCTGAAACAGCATAATAAAATGCACAAATACATCATATACGTGATGCACATATAAGATTCATCATGCAATGCATATGATGCTAACTGTTTATCAAATTGTCTCGTAACAGTGCTCCTACTACTGTGCGCGCACTGCCTCACTGGGAGTGTCGACGAACATTGACCCATGAGAGACAACTGTATTGTCCACACGTTGCACTGTACAAAATCCTGTTGTACCAAAGTCATATCATTCACCTGGAACAAGATCTCATTGATtcataatcacatcaatttTCCTGGAACAAGATTCCATGGGGCCATATTCATAACAATCCTCCCGAAACAAGACGCAATTTTTTAACGTTGGGAGTTTGGGTGTTAATTACCCTTTGTCTTGTAGTCGTTTCCATCACCCTAATCCAAAGATCAAAATTTTAACGTTTCATTATTTTTAaacttaaatatataaaatatattttacacataaatttatttgGTGCTATTCGGTATTTTAGCGATTTATTTTCGTAAAATTAAAAACCCTTTATAagtttatataaaaaattacgaTTTTATTAAAAGAACCCTAATAATCAATTCGGTTCAGTTCGGTCGATTAAATCGATGTTTAGAAAACATTGTTACCCCTGTTGCTAAGTGGGACTTGAGGAAGAGAGAGCCCATCATCTTGGCAAAAATTACTACTGGGAAGCCTAATGGTGCCTACTATTTTTTAGCTTAGCAACTACCAACGGGTGCTAAGGGCTGGTAATCTAGATAAAAGTCAAATTTCTAAGGgaaagggccaaaaatacctAAACTATTTGAAATAAGTCAGATTTGCCCTCCGTTACcatttttggcttaaaaatgtCCTTGTTGCTATGTTTTTGGCTAAAAAAAGGCTCTCCAATTAGCCAAATagctcaaaaatacccctcctgCTAACGATTGCTCTAAAACAAGAGCAAATGAGCCAAGTTTGCCCTTGAAATATTCAAAATGAGTCAGTTTTGCCCTCTATTCAAAGTTCGCGACAAGtgctcacttgagcaaaaccttaTATTGCAGATTATATTATGAGGTTACTTTGACTTTTCAAATGACCATTTCTAATGGTTGCTCTAAAACAAGAGCAAATGAATCAGTTTTGCCCTTGAAATATTCCAAATGGGTCGGTTTTACCCTCCATTTAAAGTTCACGACAAGTGTAGTTAATTGTAAAGACTTGAGCAACAACTTATATTGGAGATTATATTATGATATTACTTTGACTTTTCAAATGACAATTCTTATGCAATGCCAATTTTATGTAAGATATAGTTTAATTACCATCATCAATTTTTCAATCAAATATTTATTCAACTGTTTCCTTTCAAAATTATTATATCGGCCCTGTACTAAAACTTGAGATGACTTACAAGTTATAATAAGTAATATAGTATTCCAAGTTATAGttgaattttatttagtttctcATATCATTCCTGGAGTCAGTAAAATAAATCTCTACTATTAATGTAGaagaaaaaaactaaataattaCATAAGACAAGGTAAATGATAGTTCAGAAATAATAACTCATACCTAATATGCAAGGAATGTGACACTTCGCCTTTTTGCATACGTTAAGGTTTCGTCTTAAGTCGGTTGTCGTAGGCTCGTATTGGGAATCATTTGGGAAGTCGTGTATGAGTACTACGGGTGCATCTCCGAGTTATATAAGTCCTTAAACATGTTTGAATAAGATTACAAAGGTTAGATgctaaacgaatcgaaaagaatacGTCATCGGAAAATCGGAAGAGGGAGTTTCCAGGATTGGTTTCACGGTCCATGGAATATTCCATGGCTGTGAAAAGGAAGCAGCCACCACCGTGAATTGGTGGCAAGGGGGATGATAAGGAATTGATTTGGgggaaacaccaaatcaatcacaaaatCGCAGAATTAAAGGATAACAAGAAATTAGGATAAGAACtgaagaaaaggggatgagaaatagaggataaaagctAGACCCTAATGATAATGAATTTATGGATAAACCTACATATATGAAACCTAGACTCTTCCAATTGGATTCAATCAATAGAACCTaagctatttgaaatcaaggcaagagatattcaaacaaaatccacaaatgaacaactcttcatgaaatcaatggaaatgaGGTTCAAAActaacaatggaatccaccattaactatCCTAAATCCTAAAGGCTATTAagccaaacaaactatcactcctttagagtattcaatacatCATTCGTCCAATCTTCCTAatcaaatgaaagacaagctatatatacaagctaagcaaagaagactaataggcaattacaatgctacctttaatgaagtaagggccttgtttggcaagtcttcttagtgtagtcttcaattcaaggattggccttcaatggccaaacacgcctccttgcatagatggccctctaatcgaCCTTGCATggatggccttcttgcaagcataaccctccttgcgcaaaTAGCCCTTTAAGCTATCTTCCAAGTCTTACGGGCAAGGACCTCGAGCTCTAAATCTCCCAACCAAGCAATCTCCCAAACCTTGTAGGATTCCACCTCTATGAAGCTTGTAGAGACTTGGCTCTCATCATTGATCCTCATCAAGTGTGTAGTGTGGAAATACACATTTGAGGCCCTTTGAAACGCTCCAAATGTGGTGAATAAGCTCTAATGAAGATCATAGACTCTAAGTTGAGCTCCACCACGAATCATAGGCTCTATAAATGCACTCgagccaatgagaatcatatcatcctccccttctttaaAAGGATTCGTCCTTGAATCCGAACCTAGCAAAAGCCAAGAGAAGACAACAACAAGCAAGATCCTCAAAgcatgagggttagtgttagcaCAAACAAATCGACCAACATGCCAAGGATGCACAAACTTGTGGTGTAACCACTCATCAATCATTAATGTGAATAAAGACTCCACCTATGAGGCACCAAGAAGCTGAACCCTCCAAAAATCACGAAACGAGGGTAAGATAAGGAAACCAATGGACCTAAGACAATAAGCATGCAATGCTACATTGATTCTAGAAAACATATCACACATCGGACCCTCATTTCGCAAATAAGAACTCTCCAAAGGTCGTCCCACGACCAATGCACAACAATTAGCACCGGGGTCGAAGGGAAAAATTATCCACAAAGCATGATAACTATTCACCCCGCAAATACCCCTCTTAATCAAGGATGCACCCTCAACTCAAACATGAGTGTCATCATAGGCAAATAGctaataaagaaaggtgtcacacAAAACAACTTCTTCAACTAAAGTGACCTCAAGTGTAGACTCATTATGGGGTTCAAGCACAAGTTCAAGCAAGTCACTACTATTTTGAACACTCATGGAAGAAGTGACAATTTGCAAACAAGTTTTACCTTCTTTTTCAAAACATCCTTCCCCAACTATCATGTCATTCCCCTTCAAGGGAAGGTTTCCACCACAAGGGAAAGGATTATCTAACCTATGTCAAGCTAGAAGTAGCATCTCCTTATCCCTTAGGTTAGAAGATCTAGCACAGGCCTTCCAAGAAGTGTGctcttttcctttcaaattgCTCCCCTTTAGGAagccttttccaaatttgaCGTTGGTCCATCAAGTGGGTCACAAACCCTCAAGAAGGACTTTTCGTCATCGGGAATGGTGTCAACAACTTCATCCATCCCATGCTTGTCATTTAATAAGACATAGATTAAGAGAGAAGATTCTATGAATAATGGCGAATCAAAGCATACCATCTCACTCTCAAAAAGACAAATTTCACCTTTCAAAGCATCTTCATTTTCATGACTATCTAAATGATCAATTataccaacatcatcactaaattgagggtcattaagcacatcacaaggttcctcaattagtggactatcatagcaaacaaattgatAATCACAAATATCCACACTAGTTGGACTCAAATTTatcttgcaagaagaatcaactcggtcatcgctaggatcaactatTAGGTGAACTAGCAAATCATATGACAATGTATTAACATGAAAATCATAGggatcaacactaggtggacacaaattgatTTTACATGAAGAATCAAGACGGTCATCAATAGGtcaactagtgttggatcaCCCATATCAACTACATTGTCAACAATCAATGAAGATCTAAGCTCAACACATGGTAAAGATTTATTAAGCTCGCATAACGCTAAGCTATCACTCACACTCAGTCAACATGCTCATTCACAAGATTTAGAGTGTTAAGATTAGCTATTGAAGTGCACACAAAGTGTCTTTTTTACCGTTGTTCTCAACTTGGGAACCCACTTGCTCCTTCGAGAACCTCTCAACTACTTCATGATCTTTCAAAGTTCGAGGTTCATCATTCGGTTGGCTTCCAAGAATACCTGCACCATCATTAGAAaaactagagaagaaagaaaagttacagGGGTTAGAATAGGGTTGTGACAACTCCCTCACATCACTCCTCACAACCTCTCCTTTTTCCactctagagttgtcacttttcgctcccttactcctctcaatcttttctctctcaatttcgtCGGAGTTGGGACAAGTGCCAAGTACTTCTTTGCAAGAGTTAAGGAAACCCTCCACTTCAATCCTCTCTTTCACTTCACAAGGCTTAGGCTTCTTCACCTTTATTTGTTGTTCCTTGCGTAAGCGTTCCATCATTAGGTGAatctcttctaaattcttcttTGCCCATTGTGGGATTTCAGGAACACTCTCCATAGTGTGGGTTCACTTGCAATTGCTTCATCTTTAGGAAGTACGCGTGGAAAGAGAGGTCTCCATTGTTTGTCCACTACATACTTGTAccattctttctcatatgaaaccttatgttcttggaaccAAGGATTTCCCAAAAACAAGCGACAATTGTCTAGTGGAAGTACATCATACCAAACCTCCTCTTGGTATTTGCCATGGGTAAAGACCACTCTTGCACTCCTATTAACCAAGTACCCTCTTTGATCATATTAAGGGTCTTGTTTCATCACACACTCTATACCCAATGTCCCAACCACTTGAGGGGCAAGGTAGTTGTCGTAGCTACAATCATCCAACACAAGGACATACCCCACACTACTAAGTAAGTTCACC
Above is a window of Lycium ferocissimum isolate CSIRO_LF1 unplaced genomic scaffold, AGI_CSIRO_Lferr_CH_V1 ctg4105___fragment_3, whole genome shotgun sequence DNA encoding:
- the LOC132044276 gene encoding uncharacterized protein LOC132044276 yields the protein MRRVTIQTTATSSLVVKVKRHQYEDPSFTHYNDTAPQKKKSSFGVIGDGVLRYRYRLCVPDVTVLRQKIIAEAHSSCYSIHTGSTKMYRDIKEVYWWDGMKKDIVELTKSSHFLPVRTTYSAEDYAKLYIKKIVRLHGVPVSIISDRGAQFAANFGDLFRRVWGLR